The following coding sequences are from one Armatimonadota bacterium window:
- the glmM gene encoding phosphoglucosamine mutase — MARLFGTDGIRGVANDTLPPELAFQVARAAARILAPNGGVFLLGRDTRLSGPMLEGAVVAGLCSAGVSVMRGGVLPTAAVAYLTRALGCDAGVVLSASHNPIEDNGIKFFDRTGYKLPDEVEDEIERALPEAGPRPTGTRIGRVQELVDAEERYLRYLVAHALPARGLRVVVDCAFGAAYRLAPRLWELLGAEVVALHEEPDGARINVGCGSTHPEILSSAVRSHGAEVGFAHDGDADRVIAVDGRGEVVDGDLILVACARYLLRRQELEPRVVVVTVMTNLGVERALEREGVRVVRAPVGDRYVLEHMLKTGAVLGGEQSGHIIFRRLATTGDGLLTSVQLVNAMVDADKPLQELVSDVERLPQVLRNVRVEDPRAALRDEAVQAAITHAAKALGRAGRLLVRPSGTEPVVRIMVEHEDAQAAEEVAQELEDLIRSRTGGT; from the coding sequence ATGGCACGGCTGTTTGGAACCGATGGGATCCGGGGCGTGGCCAACGACACGCTTCCGCCCGAGCTGGCCTTTCAGGTGGCCCGGGCTGCGGCTCGGATCCTCGCGCCCAACGGTGGGGTATTCCTTCTCGGTCGGGATACCCGATTGAGCGGCCCCATGCTGGAGGGCGCGGTGGTGGCCGGGTTGTGCTCCGCTGGGGTCTCCGTGATGCGCGGCGGTGTCCTCCCCACCGCCGCGGTGGCCTACCTCACCAGAGCCCTGGGGTGTGACGCGGGGGTGGTGCTCTCCGCCTCCCACAATCCCATCGAGGACAACGGCATCAAGTTCTTCGATCGCACGGGCTACAAGCTCCCCGACGAAGTGGAGGACGAGATCGAGCGTGCCCTTCCCGAGGCCGGTCCGAGGCCTACGGGCACCCGCATCGGGAGGGTCCAGGAACTCGTGGACGCGGAGGAGCGCTACCTCCGGTACCTCGTGGCGCATGCGCTTCCTGCCCGCGGCCTGCGGGTGGTGGTGGATTGCGCCTTCGGGGCCGCCTACCGCCTGGCTCCCCGGCTTTGGGAGCTGCTGGGTGCGGAGGTGGTGGCTCTCCACGAGGAACCGGATGGAGCCCGGATCAACGTGGGCTGCGGCTCCACCCACCCGGAGATCCTCTCCTCCGCGGTTCGATCCCATGGGGCGGAAGTGGGGTTCGCCCACGACGGGGACGCGGACCGAGTGATCGCCGTGGATGGGCGCGGGGAAGTGGTGGATGGTGATCTCATCCTCGTGGCCTGCGCCCGGTACCTGCTGCGCCGGCAAGAGCTGGAGCCCCGCGTGGTGGTGGTCACCGTGATGACGAACCTGGGCGTGGAACGCGCCCTGGAGCGGGAGGGCGTCCGGGTGGTGCGGGCCCCCGTGGGGGATCGCTATGTTCTCGAGCACATGCTCAAAACCGGGGCGGTGCTGGGCGGGGAGCAGAGCGGACACATCATCTTCCGCCGCCTCGCCACCACAGGGGACGGGCTGCTCACCTCGGTGCAGCTGGTCAACGCCATGGTGGACGCGGACAAACCCCTCCAGGAGCTCGTCTCGGACGTGGAGCGGCTGCCCCAGGTTCTGCGGAACGTCCGGGTGGAGGACCCGCGGGCGGCGCTGCGGGACGAAGCCGTGCAGGCGGCCATCACCCACGCCGCGAAAGCCCTAGGCAGGGCCGGTCGGCTCCTGGTACGCCCCAGCGGTACGGAGCCCGTGGTCCGGATCATGGTGGAGCACGAGGATGCTCAGGCTGCGGAGGAAGTCGCACAGGAACTCGAGGACCTCATCCGATCCCGGACCGGAGGCACGTAG
- the cdaA gene encoding diadenylate cyclase CdaA, which yields MSWPLPLRITDLVDIAIVSFVVYQVMVLIRGTRAVQLVQGIAVLAAGYLLASFLQLYTLQAILGYLGGIIPVALLVLFQPELRRLLEQIGRGRLLWSAAAPLERDVALRLANDLARAARILGQRRIGALMVIERRTGLNDFIETGIRLDALVSVPLLLNIFYPNTPLHDGAVIVRGNRVVAAGCLLPLSESPLLSRALGTRHRAAVGITEGTDAVAIVVSEETGTVSLAQEGSLRRGLSEEELKATLLNLFVVAAPRHPVPWWRSRPA from the coding sequence ATGAGCTGGCCGCTTCCCCTCCGCATCACCGACCTGGTGGACATCGCCATCGTCTCCTTTGTCGTCTACCAGGTGATGGTGCTCATCCGGGGCACCCGGGCGGTGCAGCTGGTCCAGGGGATCGCGGTCCTCGCGGCGGGCTATCTCCTGGCCTCCTTCCTGCAGCTCTACACCCTTCAGGCCATCCTCGGCTACCTGGGCGGGATCATCCCTGTAGCCCTGCTGGTGCTGTTCCAGCCTGAGCTGCGGCGTCTACTCGAGCAGATCGGTCGCGGCCGCCTCCTGTGGAGTGCCGCGGCTCCCCTGGAGCGGGACGTGGCGCTCCGGCTGGCGAACGATCTCGCCAGAGCGGCCCGGATCCTGGGGCAGCGGCGCATCGGAGCCCTGATGGTCATCGAACGGCGAACTGGCCTCAACGACTTCATCGAGACGGGCATCCGCCTGGACGCTCTGGTCTCCGTCCCCCTCCTGCTGAACATCTTCTATCCCAATACCCCTCTCCACGACGGTGCGGTGATCGTCCGGGGCAACCGGGTGGTGGCGGCGGGCTGTTTGTTGCCCCTCAGCGAGAGTCCCCTTCTCAGCCGGGCCCTGGGAACCCGGCACCGGGCCGCGGTGGGGATCACGGAGGGGACGGATGCGGTGGCCATCGTGGTCTCGGAGGAGACGGGAACCGTCTCCCTCGCCCAGGAGGGGTCCCTGCGTCGGGGGCTGTCCGAGGAAGAGTTGAAGGCCACGTTGCTGAACCTGTTCGTGGTTGCCGCCCCCCGCCACCCGGTGCCCTGGTGGCGGAGCCGGCCCGCGTGA
- a CDS encoding CdaR family protein — MRRRERTLYRILSVGIAVILWYLVTASQNPEMERVIGTELTLRNLPPDLAVVRAPRRVDVRVRAPRATLAELGPRSVVAWVNLADSEPGEYRLPVRVDTPARVRVVEVVPEQATVVVDALTQRQLPVEVALHGRAPQGMRVERPEVRPARVTVSGPRSVVQRARRAVASVDLSGVQNTQTVTIRVRILGDGGEEIQGVEVRPSQVQVRLVVQEALLTRLVPVVPEIRGNLPAGTRIALVEVQPPLLRVWGPEEAVARLVALSTEPLEVRDLHGEARYTVRVQLPNRVRPEGPSEVSVRIVVLPSPVLREVRDVPVVVEGLGAGLEATWEPDRVQVRVVGSEETVINLPEGEVRAVVDATGLGPGSARRPVQVRVPQGIWVVASTPSEITLRIRRRP, encoded by the coding sequence ATGCGTCGGCGGGAGCGTACCCTGTATCGAATCCTCTCCGTGGGGATCGCGGTGATCCTGTGGTACCTGGTGACCGCCTCCCAGAATCCGGAGATGGAGCGGGTGATCGGCACCGAGCTCACCCTCCGGAACCTCCCCCCTGATCTGGCAGTGGTGCGTGCGCCCCGCCGGGTGGATGTTCGGGTGCGCGCCCCGCGGGCGACCCTGGCCGAACTCGGTCCCCGTTCCGTGGTGGCCTGGGTGAACCTGGCGGACTCGGAGCCGGGGGAGTACCGCCTCCCGGTCCGGGTGGACACCCCGGCCCGGGTACGGGTGGTGGAGGTGGTGCCGGAGCAGGCCACGGTCGTGGTGGACGCCCTCACCCAGCGCCAGCTCCCCGTGGAAGTGGCCCTCCATGGCAGGGCTCCCCAGGGCATGAGGGTGGAGCGGCCGGAGGTCCGGCCCGCGCGGGTGACGGTGAGCGGACCCAGATCCGTGGTGCAGCGGGCCCGGCGCGCGGTGGCGTCCGTGGACCTCAGCGGGGTACAGAATACCCAGACCGTAACCATCCGCGTGCGGATCCTGGGAGACGGTGGGGAGGAAATCCAGGGGGTGGAGGTACGCCCTTCACAGGTCCAGGTGCGTCTGGTTGTCCAGGAGGCTCTGCTCACGCGCCTGGTGCCCGTGGTTCCCGAGATCAGGGGAAACCTACCCGCGGGTACGAGGATCGCCCTGGTGGAGGTGCAGCCTCCGCTGCTGCGGGTATGGGGTCCGGAGGAGGCGGTGGCGCGCCTGGTTGCCCTCTCCACGGAGCCCCTGGAGGTCCGGGACCTCCACGGGGAGGCCCGGTACACCGTGCGGGTACAGCTCCCAAACCGCGTGCGGCCGGAGGGCCCTTCCGAGGTCTCCGTGCGGATCGTAGTCCTCCCCTCGCCCGTGCTCCGTGAGGTCCGGGACGTGCCCGTGGTGGTGGAGGGATTGGGCGCAGGCCTGGAGGCCACGTGGGAGCCCGATCGGGTACAGGTCCGGGTGGTGGGCTCGGAGGAGACCGTGATTAACCTCCCGGAGGGGGAGGTGCGGGCCGTGGTGGATGCCACCGGACTGGGCCCCGGGAGCGCGCGAAGGCCCGTGCAGGTCCGGGTACCGCAGGGCATCTGGGTGGTGGCCTCCACCCCCTCGGAGATCACCCTGCGGATCCGGCGGCGGCCGTAG
- a CDS encoding VanZ family protein — MALVGAVGVLPEVHPGLPVSGAPSHLTAFLVLALLLRRWPLSTRATAAAAWMYGIGLEGMQGLVGGRTMEWEDVAANTAGILLGLLLDSLVVGGRR, encoded by the coding sequence ATGGCTCTGGTGGGGGCTGTGGGAGTCCTCCCGGAAGTCCATCCCGGACTTCCCGTGAGCGGTGCCCCCTCCCATCTCACCGCGTTCCTGGTCCTGGCCCTCCTCCTGCGGCGGTGGCCTCTCTCTACCCGCGCCACGGCGGCGGCCGCGTGGATGTACGGGATCGGGTTGGAGGGGATGCAGGGTCTGGTGGGGGGGCGGACCATGGAGTGGGAGGATGTCGCCGCGAACACCGCGGGCATCCTCCTGGGTCTACTGCTGGATTCCCTCGTGGTCGGCGGGCGGAGATGA
- a CDS encoding NAD(P)/FAD-dependent oxidoreductase: MKESSWDVLVVGAGPAGGMAAWTAARMGLRVLILEEHPVVGDPAHCAGKLSVHAFAEFGIPQDLARTALRAATVYSPGGEPVTLRRQVPDSYVVDRDVFDRWLVQQALHAGAALLLRTRACAVARDGEGVVLEAVRDQAPLRFRARVVVDAEGARARLATLVGLGSPRRMLRGLQYQVTGIPLQEADTVEVYLGQRWAPGFFAWLMPLGEREARIGVCVDPDLARYPPAVYLEDLLRNHPALAPRTRRIRVVRRLGGWIPLLLHARPTYAPGFLVVGDAAGHVKATSGGGIYYSLVAGQLAAQAAAHWLSGARGALRWYERAWRARFGREVAFTAWMRRALDRIPDEDVSRLLIGIAQAPELQRVIGEYGDTQYQSRLFYPFLATALRTGLRHHALGRAMARTLLFLLAAL, from the coding sequence ATGAAGGAGTCGTCCTGGGATGTCCTCGTGGTGGGGGCGGGTCCTGCGGGCGGCATGGCCGCTTGGACCGCAGCCCGGATGGGCCTGCGGGTCCTCATTCTGGAGGAGCACCCCGTGGTGGGGGATCCTGCCCACTGCGCGGGGAAGCTCTCCGTGCACGCCTTCGCGGAGTTCGGAATCCCCCAAGACCTGGCCCGCACCGCCCTCCGTGCGGCCACCGTGTATTCCCCCGGGGGAGAACCGGTCACGCTGCGGCGCCAGGTCCCGGATTCCTACGTGGTGGACCGGGACGTCTTCGATCGGTGGCTCGTCCAGCAGGCCCTGCACGCGGGGGCTGCCCTCCTCCTGCGGACCCGGGCGTGCGCGGTGGCCCGGGACGGGGAGGGGGTGGTGCTGGAAGCCGTGCGGGATCAAGCCCCCCTGCGGTTCCGGGCCCGGGTGGTGGTGGACGCGGAAGGGGCGCGGGCCCGGCTTGCAACCCTTGTGGGACTCGGGTCTCCCCGGCGGATGCTCCGAGGGCTCCAGTATCAGGTCACGGGCATCCCGCTCCAGGAGGCAGACACCGTAGAGGTGTACCTGGGACAGCGGTGGGCGCCCGGGTTCTTTGCCTGGCTCATGCCGTTGGGGGAGCGGGAAGCCCGGATCGGGGTATGCGTGGACCCAGACCTTGCCCGCTACCCACCCGCCGTCTACCTCGAGGACCTCCTCCGCAACCATCCTGCCCTGGCACCTCGGACCCGGAGGATCCGGGTGGTGCGCCGATTGGGCGGCTGGATCCCGCTCCTCCTTCACGCCCGTCCCACGTATGCACCGGGCTTCCTGGTGGTGGGGGACGCGGCGGGACACGTGAAGGCAACCTCCGGAGGAGGGATCTACTACTCCCTGGTGGCAGGACAGCTCGCCGCCCAAGCGGCGGCCCACTGGCTGTCGGGGGCGCGCGGGGCCCTGCGGTGGTACGAGCGGGCCTGGCGCGCACGGTTCGGGCGGGAGGTGGCTTTCACCGCGTGGATGCGCCGTGCCCTGGACCGCATCCCGGACGAGGATGTCTCCCGCCTCCTCATCGGGATCGCCCAGGCCCCGGAGCTCCAGCGGGTGATCGGGGAGTACGGGGACACCCAGTACCAGTCCCGCCTGTTCTACCCCTTCCTGGCCACCGCCCTGCGGACGGGCCTGCGCCACCACGCTCTGGGCCGCGCGATGGCCCGTACGCTCCTGTTCCTGCTCGCGGCCCTGTAG
- the rplM gene encoding 50S ribosomal protein L13 produces the protein MRTYQQKPSEVQRSWWLVDAQGKVLGRLASQVASLLRGKHKPTFTPHVDSGDFVIVVNAEKVRLTGRKADRKVYYWHSGYPGGLKSATAGELLRTKPEELFRLAVQRMLPKTRLGRQMLRKLKVYRGPNHPHAAQQPRKLEVEG, from the coding sequence GTGAGGACCTATCAGCAGAAACCCTCGGAGGTCCAGCGCAGCTGGTGGCTCGTGGACGCTCAGGGCAAGGTCCTGGGCCGGCTGGCGAGTCAAGTGGCAAGCCTCCTCCGGGGCAAGCACAAGCCCACCTTCACCCCGCATGTGGACAGTGGGGACTTCGTGATCGTGGTGAACGCGGAGAAGGTGCGGCTCACGGGGCGCAAGGCGGATCGGAAGGTGTACTACTGGCACTCGGGCTACCCGGGAGGGCTGAAGTCCGCCACCGCGGGAGAACTCCTGCGGACCAAACCTGAGGAGCTCTTCCGGCTTGCGGTCCAGCGCATGCTTCCCAAGACACGGCTCGGCCGACAGATGCTCCGTAAGCTAAAGGTCTACCGCGGTCCGAATCATCCGCACGCGGCCCAGCAACCCCGGAAGCTGGAGGTGGAGGGATGA
- the argF gene encoding ornithine carbamoyltransferase gives MGSGLRGRDLLSMEDLSREEILEILDLASALKREQRLQRPHRILPDRTLVLLFEKPSLRTRVTFEVAMRQLGGHTVYLTQQDVGLGVRETVGDVARNLSRWVDGIVARVFHHRTVEELAGAANVPVLNALSDREHPCQTLADLLTIREKLGTFQGAVVAWVGDGNNVCHSLLLGAAKVGLSVHVATPEGYEPDRTILESAQRHAARTGARIRLTHRPEEAVRGAQMVYTDVWTSMGQEAEQEKRRQVFAGFQVNEALLAHSPEALVMHCLPAHRGEEITDEVLDGPRSVVLDQAENRLHAQKALLALVLGG, from the coding sequence ATGGGATCGGGACTCCGCGGTCGCGACCTTCTGTCCATGGAGGACCTGAGCCGGGAGGAAATCCTGGAGATCCTGGATCTGGCGAGCGCGCTCAAACGGGAGCAACGCCTACAACGCCCCCACCGGATACTCCCGGACCGGACCCTCGTCCTCCTGTTCGAGAAGCCCTCTCTCCGGACCCGGGTCACCTTTGAGGTGGCCATGCGGCAGCTCGGGGGCCATACCGTCTACCTCACCCAGCAGGACGTCGGATTGGGGGTGCGGGAGACGGTGGGAGATGTGGCCCGCAATCTCAGTCGGTGGGTGGACGGGATCGTGGCCCGGGTCTTCCACCATCGCACGGTGGAAGAGCTCGCAGGGGCCGCGAATGTCCCCGTGCTCAACGCCCTCAGCGACCGAGAACACCCGTGTCAGACCCTCGCGGACCTGCTGACCATCCGGGAGAAGCTGGGGACGTTTCAGGGAGCTGTGGTGGCGTGGGTGGGGGATGGAAACAACGTGTGCCACTCGCTGCTCCTGGGGGCCGCCAAGGTAGGTCTTTCCGTGCATGTGGCCACCCCGGAGGGCTATGAGCCCGACCGGACCATCCTGGAGTCCGCACAGCGGCATGCGGCCCGTACGGGAGCCCGCATCCGTCTCACCCACCGACCGGAGGAAGCGGTGCGGGGCGCCCAGATGGTCTACACGGATGTGTGGACCAGCATGGGGCAGGAGGCGGAGCAGGAGAAGCGGCGTCAGGTCTTTGCGGGCTTCCAGGTGAACGAAGCCCTCCTCGCACACAGCCCGGAGGCCCTGGTGATGCACTGCCTCCCGGCGCACCGGGGGGAGGAGATCACGGATGAGGTGCTCGACGGGCCCCGGTCCGTGGTCCTGGACCAGGCGGAGAACCGGCTCCACGCGCAGAAAGCCCTGCTGGCCCTGGTGCTCGGAGGATGA
- a CDS encoding cyclic 2,3-diphosphoglycerate synthase: protein MARTRVLILGAAGRDFHNFNVYYRHRPHYQVVAFTAAQLPAIAGRRYPPELSGPHYPEGIPIEPEERLEELVRTHQVDEVVFAYSDVSHEHVMHLASRALAAGAGFRILGSRETMLRSDRPVLSVCAVRTGAGKSPTSRYLAALLREMGQRVVVVRHPMPYGDLREQVVQRFASLEDLERVPLTLEEREEYEPHLRQGQVVFSGVDYEQVLAAAEQEADVIQWEGGNNDLPFFVPDLHLVVCDPLRPGHELRYHPGEANLRMADVVVINKVSTARREHVEAVRRSVAAVNPRARVVEVDSVLAVDRPDLLRGRRALVVEDGPTTTHGGMGYGAGYIAARAYGAEIVDPRPAAVGSLREAYAAYPHLQHVLPALGYTPQQLQELEETINRAEADVVVFGTPVDLVRILPHLNKPAVRVTYEIEEGTPQLREILEEWLVRMGRLSRTEAAR from the coding sequence GTGGCGAGGACGCGGGTGTTGATCCTGGGGGCGGCAGGACGGGACTTCCACAACTTCAACGTGTACTACCGGCACCGGCCCCACTACCAGGTGGTGGCCTTCACCGCGGCCCAGCTGCCCGCCATCGCGGGCCGCCGCTACCCACCGGAGCTGAGCGGCCCCCATTATCCCGAGGGAATTCCCATCGAGCCGGAGGAACGCCTGGAGGAGCTGGTCCGCACCCACCAGGTGGACGAGGTGGTCTTCGCCTACAGCGACGTCAGCCACGAGCACGTCATGCACCTGGCCAGCCGGGCTCTCGCCGCGGGCGCGGGGTTTCGGATCCTGGGGTCCCGCGAGACCATGCTGCGCAGCGACCGGCCGGTCCTGAGCGTGTGTGCGGTGCGCACGGGAGCAGGTAAGAGCCCCACGAGCCGCTACCTCGCGGCCCTCCTGCGGGAGATGGGTCAGCGGGTGGTGGTGGTCCGCCATCCCATGCCCTACGGGGATCTACGCGAGCAGGTGGTGCAGCGGTTCGCGAGCCTGGAGGATCTGGAGCGGGTTCCCCTCACCCTGGAGGAGCGGGAGGAGTACGAGCCGCACCTGCGGCAGGGACAGGTGGTGTTCTCCGGGGTGGACTACGAGCAGGTGCTGGCCGCGGCGGAGCAGGAGGCGGACGTGATCCAGTGGGAGGGCGGGAACAACGACCTTCCTTTCTTTGTCCCCGATCTGCACCTGGTGGTGTGCGATCCCCTGCGGCCCGGCCACGAGCTGCGCTACCACCCCGGAGAGGCCAACCTGCGGATGGCGGACGTGGTGGTGATCAACAAGGTCTCCACCGCCCGCCGGGAGCATGTGGAGGCGGTGCGCCGGAGTGTGGCCGCGGTCAACCCGCGCGCTCGCGTGGTGGAGGTGGACAGCGTACTGGCCGTGGATCGGCCGGACCTCCTGCGGGGTCGGCGGGCCCTGGTGGTGGAGGATGGACCCACCACCACCCACGGGGGTATGGGCTACGGCGCGGGGTACATCGCGGCCCGTGCGTACGGGGCGGAGATCGTGGATCCCCGGCCCGCGGCGGTGGGTTCCCTCCGGGAGGCCTACGCGGCCTACCCTCACCTCCAGCACGTGTTGCCCGCCCTCGGATACACGCCCCAGCAGCTCCAGGAGCTGGAGGAGACCATCAACCGGGCGGAGGCGGACGTGGTGGTGTTCGGGACCCCGGTGGACCTGGTACGGATCCTGCCCCACCTCAACAAGCCCGCGGTGCGGGTCACCTACGAGATCGAGGAGGGAACTCCGCAGCTTCGGGAGATCCTGGAGGAGTGGCTGGTGCGGATGGGCCGGCTCAGCCGCACGGAGGCGGCGAGGTAG
- a CDS encoding fructose-1,6-bisphosphatase: MRVTVSIIKADIGSIGGHTLPSAELLQTVRDRVFPERGKLLLDAFVFHCGDDISIVMTHTHGTSNERVHALAWEAFRAATTVAKAQGLYGAGQDLLVDAFSGNVRGMGPQVAEMTFEERPNEALMILAADKTEPGAFNLPLYLAFADPMYSPGLLLSTELHDGFRFRIMDVEYTEGDRIIELDAPERLYDIAALLRDTHRYVIESIWSRKYPTEQAAAVSTTRLRNIAGRYVGKDDPVAIVRVQKIFPATEEFGPPFALGAFVAGDTRGSHNLPLLPVPANTPASTFFCIPMVCALGFALHEGRLTGPVDLFSDPVWAPVRERIVDKALEMRKQGFFEPAMLPYSELEYGGIVARLERLEKEFHVVRQEAPAATS, from the coding sequence ATGCGTGTGACCGTGAGCATCATCAAGGCGGACATCGGGAGCATCGGCGGGCACACCCTGCCCAGCGCGGAGCTCCTACAGACGGTACGGGACCGGGTGTTTCCCGAGCGCGGCAAGCTCCTGCTGGATGCCTTCGTTTTCCACTGCGGGGACGACATCTCCATCGTGATGACCCACACCCACGGGACTAGCAACGAGCGGGTGCACGCCCTGGCGTGGGAGGCCTTCCGGGCGGCTACCACGGTGGCAAAGGCGCAGGGCCTGTACGGAGCCGGGCAGGACCTCCTGGTGGACGCCTTCAGCGGCAACGTGCGGGGCATGGGGCCTCAAGTGGCGGAGATGACCTTCGAGGAGCGTCCCAACGAGGCCCTCATGATCCTCGCGGCGGACAAGACCGAGCCCGGGGCCTTCAACCTGCCCCTCTATCTGGCCTTCGCGGATCCCATGTACTCCCCGGGGCTGCTCTTGAGCACGGAGCTCCATGACGGGTTCCGGTTCCGCATCATGGACGTGGAGTACACGGAGGGGGATCGGATCATCGAGCTGGATGCGCCGGAACGCCTGTACGACATCGCGGCCCTGCTTCGGGACACGCACCGGTACGTGATCGAGTCCATCTGGTCCCGGAAGTACCCCACGGAGCAGGCGGCGGCCGTCTCCACCACGCGCCTGCGGAACATTGCGGGCCGGTACGTGGGCAAGGACGATCCCGTGGCCATTGTGCGGGTGCAGAAGATCTTCCCGGCCACGGAGGAGTTCGGTCCGCCGTTTGCCCTGGGCGCCTTTGTGGCGGGGGATACCCGCGGCAGCCACAACCTGCCGCTCCTCCCCGTGCCCGCAAACACCCCCGCGAGCACCTTCTTCTGCATCCCCATGGTGTGCGCCCTGGGGTTTGCCCTCCACGAGGGCAGGCTCACAGGGCCCGTGGACCTCTTCAGCGACCCCGTGTGGGCGCCCGTGCGGGAACGCATTGTGGACAAGGCCCTGGAGATGCGCAAGCAGGGCTTCTTCGAGCCCGCCATGCTCCCTTACTCTGAGCTGGAGTACGGCGGCATCGTGGCACGCCTGGAGCGGCTTGAGAAGGAGTTCCACGTGGTACGGCAGGAGGCTCCCGCGGCTACGAGCTGA
- the rpsI gene encoding 30S ribosomal protein S9 gives MSTAVAPQIQATGRRKEASARVFLRPGPGRILVNGRPYDEYFVGMARRARVVEPLLLTNTLERFDVYATVAGGGQTGQSDAVRHGIARALAEVDPSLRSLLRQHGLLTRDPRVKERKKYGRKRARRGFQYSKR, from the coding sequence ATGAGCACCGCGGTGGCCCCGCAGATCCAGGCTACGGGACGACGCAAGGAAGCAAGCGCCCGGGTGTTCCTGCGGCCCGGCCCCGGTCGGATCCTGGTGAACGGCAGACCCTACGACGAGTACTTCGTGGGCATGGCCCGGCGGGCGCGGGTGGTAGAACCCCTCCTCCTCACCAATACCCTGGAGCGGTTCGACGTCTACGCCACGGTGGCGGGCGGAGGCCAGACGGGGCAGAGCGACGCGGTGCGCCACGGCATCGCCCGGGCCCTGGCGGAGGTGGATCCCTCCCTGCGGAGCCTCCTGCGGCAGCACGGGCTGTTGACCCGGGATCCCCGGGTGAAGGAGCGGAAGAAGTACGGTCGCAAGCGGGCCCGGCGCGGATTCCAGTACTCCAAGCGCTAA